Proteins from one Microbacterium faecale genomic window:
- a CDS encoding cytochrome b/b6 domain-containing protein: protein MSHTRARPTWIQVLIGLFGVAALVLVAWCGVFVVRGLLSTELFTTFITRFPGDAPRLASTPEGIPAFVSWTHFLNAFFLVLIVRTGIRVRTEKRAGGLWTSTRVKKRRMSLALWGHVAVDVLWLANGVVFVALLFISGHWARIVPTDWDVFPNALSVLLQYISLDWPTENSWVNYNALQQLSYVVIVFVAAPLAAITGYRLSAVYPTSPAWQRILPTELAKRIHYPTMLFFVAFVVVHVGLVLATGALRNLSHMYAATDQVSWWGFWIFAATVVLMVCGWRAARRDDWIAKPAAWFGSVRLLKR, encoded by the coding sequence GTGAGTCACACGCGCGCCCGACCGACATGGATCCAGGTCCTCATCGGCTTGTTCGGCGTCGCCGCGCTCGTGTTGGTGGCCTGGTGCGGCGTCTTCGTCGTGCGGGGTCTGCTGTCGACCGAGCTCTTCACCACATTCATCACACGCTTCCCTGGCGACGCGCCGCGGCTCGCGTCGACACCGGAAGGGATCCCGGCCTTCGTGTCGTGGACCCATTTCCTCAACGCCTTCTTCCTCGTACTCATCGTGCGCACCGGGATCCGCGTGCGCACGGAGAAGCGTGCCGGCGGGCTGTGGACCTCCACGCGCGTAAAGAAGCGTCGCATGTCGCTCGCGCTCTGGGGGCACGTCGCGGTCGACGTCCTGTGGCTTGCGAACGGCGTCGTCTTCGTCGCGCTGCTGTTCATCAGCGGCCACTGGGCGCGCATCGTGCCCACGGACTGGGATGTGTTTCCGAACGCCCTGTCGGTGCTGCTGCAGTACATCTCGCTCGACTGGCCGACCGAGAACAGCTGGGTCAACTACAACGCGCTGCAGCAGTTGAGCTACGTCGTCATCGTGTTCGTCGCGGCTCCGCTCGCGGCCATCACCGGCTACCGACTCAGCGCGGTCTACCCGACCTCGCCCGCATGGCAGCGGATCCTCCCCACTGAGCTGGCGAAGCGGATCCACTACCCCACGATGCTCTTCTTCGTCGCGTTCGTCGTCGTGCACGTCGGTCTGGTGCTCGCGACGGGCGCCTTGCGGAACCTCAGCCACATGTACGCGGCCACCGACCAGGTCAGCTGGTGGGGGTTCTGGATCTTCGCCGCGACCGTCGTCCTCATGGTGTGCGGATGGCGCGCGGCGCGACGCGACGATTGGATCGCGAAGCCGGCCGCGTGGTTCGGATCCGTACGCCTCCTGAAGCGATAG